In Alkalimarinus alittae, the DNA window TGCGGTTAAATTCAGAACCAACTTTGTTTGGTGGCCTTTAGAACGGTGGCTGCTGAGGTGTTTGATCGTCTGCAAGATAACCCAACGGTCAATTTTGTTGGCCATTTCTGAAGGACCAGAGGGGGGTAAAAAGTCATAAGGCGATACTTCGTTGCCACCGTTATCGTACATTCTTAGGTATGCTTCGTAGTGCTCATCACTTTCACCTCTTAAGCTGATAATTGGCTGAAATAATAGCTTGAAGCGGTTGTCGTCTAGTGCTTTTTGCAGGCTCGAAACCGTTGTTTCATTTTCATCTCCGGCGATGATCTTTTGGGTGAAAATAACAACGCCATTACCACTTTCGTGCCCTTCTACGTCTCTTACGCTATCGGAGGCGCTGTGAGAACGCCCGAGTAGATCTTGTGCTTTAGGTGATGCGTCATTGATTAACGCTACGCCGATGCTAGTGGTAACCTGAATCGTGCGCCCAGATACGTCGGACATGTGGTTCTCTACTGCAGCACGCACTTTTTCGGCTGTTGCTTGAGCTTCTTGGTCATCCTGATTCATAGCCAGTAGACCGTAAGCGTCATCGCTGATACGTGCTAATGTCCAGCCTTCTTCAGTCTGCTCACGTAGCACATTGGCAATATCGCTGAGTACTAAGTCTGCGCCAGCAATACCGACGTTTGACTTGATCTGAATAAAACTGTCGAGTGCGATATAGTAAAGGGCGCCTGTTTGCTCTTTATCAACGGCCAACTCTATTGCGTCATTAATCTTGTCCATCAGGTATTGACGGTTATAAAGGCCCGTTAACAGGTCTTGGCTGCTAATCTCTTTTAATCTTTCTTCTAGTTCAGCGCTATCTTGTTCGGGTCTAACAACAATTTGTGTACAGGGCTCGCTGTCATAGGTGGCTACCGAGAAAGACATGTTGACTTTAACTTCTGAGTCATCGCTTCGTCGCGAGACGCAAGTGATTTGTTTTTGCTCTTCTTCGCCTTCGTTATATAGTTTGGTTATTTCTTTAAATTCATCTTGGCTTTCTTGCGTTAAGGTATCTAACACGGGAATACAGATGAGCTCGTCTATATCGTCGTACCCAAGGAAGTCCATATATGAGCTGTTGGCATATATGTGCATGCCATCATTAATATAGGCTATGGCGTCTTTTGAACTGTCTAGTAGTAACTGGCAACGTTTTTCAGCTTCTCTAAGATGTACTTCAATGGAGCGGCGGTTTCTACGCTCATAGAGGTTGTTGAGCTCTCTATTGATTGCCAGTACCAGGTGCTTACGGTCTTCGAAGGGGATAACGTCTTGAGCGCCGGCTTTCATGTAGTTGACAATTTGATCGTCGTCTAATTGCTTGTTTAATACAATAAATGGAATATCTTTATCGAGGCGTTTAATGTGGGAAAGCGAAGCTAAAGCCGTAAATTCCGTTTCTTCTTCTCGAGCGAGGAAAAGGTCCCATGAGTGTTCTTTGAGTGACTCTAATAGGTCTTCTTCTGAGGTAATACGGTGTGCTCGGGTTGCTCGTCCTGAGTTTCTTAGTAGGCTGACCATCTCTTCCGCATCATTTTGTGATTGATCTAAGATTAGAAGGTGGACTGTTTCGTTTTTCTTTCGCATCAACTCTACTTCTATAAGATTATAGGGTGTTATTTATTAGAAATATGATTCGTGAACTTGAAAGAGGGGCGCGACCCCTCGGTTTTATATTTCTGCTTTATTGAGGTTATAGCGATGGCCATAAGGAATCAAAATCATCCTCCCCACCGGTTTTGGTCGCTTTGGGTAGTTCGGTAATGGCTGTGCCTGAAAATATCTTTAATTCGAACTGACTAAAGCTACCTGTGGCAGCAACGCGCCTGTTAAGTTGGCACTTGGTTTCTTCACCCTGTTGGTTGAGTAGTATCCTTTGACCAGTCTGAAAAGGCAACCTGGGTGTAATAAGTGTTGCCGCTTGACTGATGGCTGAAAGCTCTGGTAACAGCAACCCTCGTAGGTATTCGCTATTGTCACCTGTTTTTTGAATGAGTTGCACGCCGCAGGGTTGTGCTGAGGGTGCTAATAACTCAATACCAATTTGAGTACCGTGCTGTTTAACCTGTCGAATCCAGCGTATAACGGCGACACTCCAAGGGTGTGACTCATTTTCTCGAATGCCTAGGATTTCACCCGCTTGAATATTTCCAGGGATTTCGCCTAGCCACTGCAAGCAGTAACCACCAGGGCTGGTATTAATGAGTGGTGTGTCATAATGCTTGAAGTTGGGCTTTTTCGTTTTTTCTTCATCGTAAATAGAGCGAGTGAAGTTAACTGGAATGCTAGCATGCTCTTCAGTATCTGAACCACCGGCATCAAAAGCACCCGACCAAGCGTCATTTTGTTTTTTGCTACGATGCAGAAAGATATTGTCGCTATCTTGCTCAATATTTTGTTTGATCAGGTTCTGTAATAGCTGAGTATTAAAGTCGACCTCTCCTGAACAAAAGTAATGAGCTGCACTTAAGCCTGCACACAGCTGCAAGTGGCCCTTGCTAGACATACGTTTGAAATTACGTTTGGTTAAAATGCCGAGTGCTTGTGCAAGGTGAGCGACTAATTGATCTTGGATGTTTTTTGGCACTTCAATAGGAGATTCATCCTGATCCTTGCGACCTTTAGTCGAGAGGTAATCTGCTAAATACTGCACTAATGTTGAAGTATCGAATCCGTAAAAATGATCTGTTAATGAATCATGAAGAAGGCTCCGATAGATCGGTGGCGCATCATTTTCCATATTTAGAACAAATGTTGAATTTGATGAGTAGTATTGGCCGATGTCAGTGTAAGACGCCCAAACTTCAAATGCATCATATATTTGAGCCAAGTCACTCTGTCGTAATTGATTAGTTTTACAGCAGCCAACAAGTAATAGTCTTTTGTATGCGTCTTCAATGCTTGTTTCAATTTTACTGGTGTTTTGCTCGTCTTTTATCGCGTACTTCAGTAAATCGGATGATTCAGAAAACTTAAAAATAGAATGAGCTTCAAGCCAAACGCCTTTTGGGCTGGGGCAATACAGCTGAGATGATCGTAATACTGTACGGCTATATATACTGATGACCCTATGACATGCAATCGCGAGATTTTTCTTGGCTTTTTCGTTTTTAGGTTGCTCTGAATTTTCAACAATGACTATTTTGTAGCCGGTTGCTAAGTGTATTTGCAGTGCTTGTGACAAGTTAGCTATCTTGCGCTGCTTCTCAGGCAAAATAATAGGCTGATTAAGGTAGTGCTTAGACAGTTCATTACAGACATATTGAATAGCTGGGCGTACAAGCTCCAATAATTGACTGCGTGTTTGCGAGTTGATGATAAGCTGGTTTAGCTCAATGATGGCATGATATAGCTGGCGTGCAGTCTCACCAATGTTCGCCATTGGGAGTGAGCTAACCCACTCTTCTATGTGATTCGGTGTTGCATCGCAAAAAGAAAGGGAGGCCAGGCTCTGTTCTGGGATATTTAGATTGAGTTTATTTACCTGGCTAGTCATCAAAGAACACCATATTTATCATACAAAATACACAGCACCACCTTTGGAGAGTAAAAAGAATCTCGGCAATGGCAGAAATTTGTTGATGCATCAGTAAAGTTGCTACGCAACTATCTATAGAATACAAGCACCTATCGAAAAGAATAGCAGAGATTTGCAAAGTGTCAGCAAAAACTAGTTGATGCTCTGATATTAATCTCAAATAGATTATATTTTTCATTCTTTTACTTTTTGAACAACTAATAGTATTGCATTTTTACCAGAAATTCATGCCTGAGTTGATGTTAAATGCGCAAATCTTTAGTTAATTTCATTCATTTGTTTGAGTAATCTACTCCAAATATAAGTCCAAGGGCGTTTTTGAGGCTTTATGGGGTATTTCAGCAACTAGTTTCGGTACTAAGTAACCAGGTAGTGAGGCCAGTAGGTCTGTGTATATTTCATTTATTTTTGTTTGAGAGAGGTCGAAATGAGCGGCGCCTTTGATTTTGTCCAACCGGTGAAGGTAGTACGGAAGAACCCCTGCATCAAATAAATCTTCACTGAGACTCGTTAATACCTCAGCGTTATCATTAACGCCTGCTAATAACACCGATTGATTGAGAACCAGAGTCCCGGTTTCTTTGATTTTCTTAATGGCCTGCTTCACATATTGATCTATTTCGTTGGGATGATTGATGTGAAGGACCATGATTTTTTGTAACTGAATACTTGAAAGCCAGCGAATAAAAGATTCATCAACTCGTTGCGGTATAACAACGGGTAAGCGGGTGTGAATTCTGAGCCTTTTTATATGGGGGATTTGGCTGATTTGTGTCGTTAACCAGTGCAGTTGTTTATCATTGCTGACCAGCGGATCTCCGCCACTTAAGATGACTTCATTTAATTCAGAGTGCTGATGGATATAGTCGATAGCGCTTGACCATTGTTCTTTTGAAAGCCTGTTATCTGCGTAAGGAAAATGCCTTCGAAAGCAATATCGACAATTGATAGCGCAGGAGGCGCCTGAAACCAATAGTACTCGGCTCTTATATTTGTGTATGAGCCCTGGTATGGCATTATACGTATCTTCAGATAGCGGGTCTTTTGAATAATCTGGCGGTGATATAGCCTCCTGATGGTCGGGTAAAACTTGTTTTAACAGTGGGTCATCGATGTTACCTTTTTCTATTCTCTGCAAGTAAGGCTCGGGTACAAATAGCTTAAAATCATTGTTGGCATTACTCGAAATGCTCGAAATTGGGATGTTTAAGTGATCTGAGAGCTGTTTAGGCGAAGAAATTGCATTAGAAAGTATTTCTTTCCAGCTAGGAACTTCGACAGCATCAAGGGTTCGCGGTATCATTAGCTAGTTTCCATAACAACATTTATAAGCAACGTTTATGAGCGTTATCTGAATACAGAAAAATAGTGCGCATAAATTTTATCGTTAATATTACAGACCGGTGAGGAACAATGGCCAACTATTCTACCAATGAATTCAAATCAGGTGTTAAAGTAATGCTTGAAGGCGACCCGTGCGCCATGCTTGAGGTTGAGTTCGTAAAGCCTGGTAAAGGGCAGGCCTTTAGCCGAGTAAAGTTGAGAAACCTTAGAACAGGGCGCGTTTGGGAGCGTACATTTAAGTCGGGTGAATCACTTGAAGGTGCTGACGTTATTGAACTTGATATGGAGTATTTGTACTCTGATGGCGAGTTCTGGCATTTCATGCTGACAGACGGCTCATTTGAGCAGTATGGCGCAGACGAAACAGCGGTGGGTGATTGTAAACTATGGCTTAAAGAGCAAGTAGTGTATGCAGTGACACTTTATAATGGTGCTCCGCTTTCGGTTACTCCTCCGAACTTTGTTGATCTTGAAGTGGTTGAGACAGACCCTGGGCTAAAAGGTGATACGGCTCAAGGCGGCACTAAGCCGGCGACTCTTTCGACGGGGGCAGTTGTAAACGTACCGTTATTTGTCAATATTGGCGAAGTGCTGAAGTTAGACACGCGTACTGGCGAATATGTTAGTAGAGCGAAGGGTTAATTGGTTGATAGTTCAGTGAGTTGGCGTCCTAGTTGTCAGCTTGCTGCGTTAAGGTTGCGAGCTGACATACTGGCTGCAACCCGATGTTTTTTTGCTGAAAGGTCGGTGCTAGAAGTTGAGACACCCCTTTTATCTTATTCCACGGCAACAGATCTTCATTTAGCGAGTGTTTCGGCGCAAGTTGATTTACCCCATCAGCAAGGTTCGAAACAAATGTTCCTGCAAACATCTCCTGAGTTTGCAATGAAGCGTCTATTAGCGGCGGGTTCGGGTGCTATTTACCAAACCACCAAGTCTTTTAGAAATGGAGAGTCAGGAATACGTCACAATCCTGAATTTACCATGTTGGAGTGGTACCGACCCGGCTTTAGCTTATCGGAATTGATGTCGGAGGTGGCAGATTACCTTTCTGTTGTTGCTAAGTTAGATAAACCTGATGTCATCACCTATCAGCAGGCCTTTCTACAGTATCTCAATATTGACCCACACAGAGCTGATGAGCAAACGCTCTTCCAACTAGCAAAACAAAAGACAGGGATCTCAGGCGATGGCCTTTCGCGAGATGACTGTCTCGATTTATTGCTAACTCATTGTATTGAATCAAAGTTGGGGTGTGAAAAGCCTGTCTTTATGATTGAATACCCCGCGAGTCAGGCGTCTTTAGCCAACATTAAAGAGATTGATGGCATCAAGCTTGCGCAGAGATTTGAGTTATATGCCAATGGTTTAGAGCTGGCCAATGGATATGATGAGTTAATTGATGCGGATGAGCAGTTACACCGCTTTAAGGCTGATAATAAGGCTAGAAAGTTAGACGGGTTACCTGAAATACCGATTGATCATCACCTCATAGAGGCACTAAAGTCTGGACTGATTAAATGCTCGGGTGTTGCTTTAGGCATGGATCGCTTGCAGATGGTAATACAAAAAACGTCATCAATTGATGACGTTATCGCATTTCCGGTAGGGCGGGCGTAATTAGGCGTTTGGTAGTTTGCCGAATGCTTGTCCCATTCTAACGACCGACCCTGCCATTAGCTCTTCTTTAAACTCGACCATATTCTCAGGAAACGCTAACACAACCGTTGAGCCGAGCTTAAAGCGACCCATTTCATCCCCTTTATTAAGTGTGATGGGGTTTGTGGGTTCTGCAGGATACTCGGTTACTTTTAGCTGCCTTACGGGTGGCGCTACTTGACCAGACCAAACCGTTTCAATGGCTGCAACAATCATTGCGCCAACTAAAACCATAGCCATAGGCCCGTGTTCGGTATCAAAAATAGCCACTAAGCGCTCGTTTCGCGCAAATAGGCCGGGTACTTTTTCTGCGGTTAATGGGTTTACTGAAAATAACTTTCCTGGTACGTAAATCATTTCCCTCAGGGTGCCGGCGAGTGGCATGTGGATACGATGGTAATCTTTAGGTGCAAGATAAATTGTTGCAAACTTGCCGCCCATGAAGGGTTTGGCACGAGCAACGTCGCCTCCTAAAAGGTCTATTAAACTGTAATCTTGACCTTTTGCTTGGAATATTTTTCCGTGGTTGATATCACCTAATTGGCTGATCGCTCCGTCTACAGGGCAAGATATTTGTGTACTGTCATCTGCAAGAGGGCGTAGACCTGGTTTGAGCTCTCGAGTAAAAAAGTCGTTAAAGCAAGGGTAGTCGCTAGGATTCTCTTTAGCGGCTTCAGCCATGTTGACTTGATACCTATTAATAAACCACTTTATAAATGCATCTTTTATCTGCGGTTGCTTGCAATCAGCTAGCATGCCTACGGTTCTAGAAAGCGTATGCTGAGGGGTTAGGTACTGACTGAGAACAAATAAGTTATCGAGCATTAATCGTGTTTGCCTGTAGTGAGTAAGATCGGGTTAATAAAATGGGTTAGTAAAAAGAGGTTATTAATGTGCAATTCTACTGCTTTACCTCTAGAACTCAAGTTTGAACTGATCGCACTTGTCCATCACTATAGTTCAACAGGGGTTTCGGGTCGGTTTCCCCACTCAGACCATGAGCCGTCATAGGCTTTGACTTCGCTGAATCCTAATATTTTTGCCACCAAGTAAGTAAACCCTGAGCGGTGGTGTGTTTGGCAATGGGTGATCACTTTTTTGTCTGTCGTAATACCGAGCAATGTGAGTGTTTCTAGCAGTTGTTGTTGATTTTTTAGTCGCAGAGCCCGCTTAGGGTCCATTGCTTCGGTCCATTCAAGATTGGCTGCGCCTGGGATATGCCCTTTTTTAGCGGCGAGTACTTTTTCTCCACGATATTCTTGTGGTGATCGTGCATCCCAAATGACTGTCGATGTTTCAGTGATGGCAGCAAGTACCTCTTCTAGTGAGGCTGTATGGTTATAGTTAAGGCGAACGGTATAGTTAGAGAGTCGAGTGGGGTGGACTACTTGTGTTAACGGTCTTCCTTCATCTTTCCAAGCAAGGTATCCGCCATTTAAGTAAGAGTATTGAGTGTGTCCGATGCTATCGAGTAGCCAGATAAATCGGCCTGCCCAGCCACCCCCTTCGTCGTCATAAACAATGACATGCTTGTCTGAGGTTAGGCCTATCCGTTTAAACAGTTGATCTAGTGATTCTTCTGTGGGCATCTTTCCAGGGGCGGGGGGGGTGCCAAGCTGAGTTTCCCCTGGAGACACATGGATAGCCCCTTCAATATGGCCTTCTTGATAGCGAGTTGGGCTACAAATATCGATAATGAGCAATGATGGCTCACCGATCATTTCTTGAAGTTGTTCGGGTTCAAGTAATAAGGGGATGTTCTGCGAGGTATTTTCCATTCTTTAAAGCTCTTGCTAGGCGAAACTATCAATTTAAACGGTTAATGAGTACTGCTGTTGAGTCATATTATCAGATTTTACTGCTTACCTTGCACCTGTAAGGCTGATTCTAGTGGTAAATTACGTTTTTTTTGTTCGCTTTTCTGCTAAGTATTGGAGGCAGTGGGTCGCCGCTCCGCACATATATTTAAACTGTTTGTAGTCTTCATCTGTTAGCAGTCGCTTCTCATGCCCTGAATCGGCATAAAATATAGCGACAGGTTTTTTGTTGATGAATATCGACATTAGGAAGAACTCTCTAGCGCCACTCGCTACCTTAAACTCTGGTGGAATCATCGCCCAAATGCTTTTACTGCTGTCTGGTTTAACCCAAACGCTTGATGGTTTTTCAATTAGCCTAGAAAACAGGCTAGGCTTTGTTAGAGACTCTTGGTAGCTGCTCAGTTCTGGGTAATCTCGCGTTCCTACGCTGTAATAAGCTTTTAAGCGGGTTTCATTGGTGCTAATGAGTGCAACAATAGCCTTTTCTAGCCCTAGCCCGTAAGAAAGGCATTGTGTTGCTGCGTTCATGAGTTCATGAAGATCAACAAAATTGTCTGGGTTTTTAAGCATTATATTGGTGAATTCATTGAATACTGCTTTGTCGCCGCGTGGAGCTTGTTCGATTTGGCTGTCTTCCATCATTCCCTCTTGCATGAGTTCTTTTTCGGATTTTATTCGTGGTTGTTTTTTGGGCGCTTGTTTAGCGACGTGACTTGATTCTGATTTTGTTTGGATTGTTGGCTCAACTGGATTGATGGGCGCGGGTGCAGTGTTGTCCACGGTTAAATGTGCTTCTGGTATAGGTGCTACAGATATAGGTGTATCAGTGTGTGGTGGTGTGTTTTGTTGCGGACTTGGTCGCTGTTTTTTCTGTTTCTCTCTTGGTGGCAGTAGCAGCTTTGCGGCGGGCAGCATAATGCCCGGCATAGGGTGTTCCCTCGACATGTCTATTGCACATTGGTGGGTGAGTGAAACCACTTGATGTAACGACACCCCCAAGTATACAGCAATGGCTTTTTGAACCCTGAGTGTTGATTTTGAATACCAGTCTTGCGAAGCATAATAGGCTAAAAGGTTTGCAAGTGTAATAGAAAATGATGGGTGGGAGGTAATGAGCTTAATGTCTTTGTCATCTACCTTTCGCGGGCGCCCGTTTTGGTCAACATGTTGGCTTACCTTAATCCACTGCTTGGGCGTTAATTGGTTCTCTGCCATATAACATGCTTTTGTTAGGGGAGGCAGGTTAAGGTGTTCGACTAACGCTTCTGCTATCGCTGGAAGTGTACACCCAAAAATATCTATTTCCGCTTCTTTTGAGGGTTTAAAGTCAACATGCATCGCTTTACGCACTTGCTTCATTTTTGTACTTGCAAACTCCCATAAGTACCACATGGGTACTCCGCATAAAAGAGCTCCCCAATAGCTGTCTTTGGCTTGGCTTGGTTGTTTAATAGTGGAGAAATGGTACGCCAAATACGAAGCAAGAAGGCTCGCGTTTATGGCTCGAGCGTAATATAGCTGCTGAGTGTTGCTTGGTTTTGGTCCTTGGGTAGGCAGTGATAACGTTATTTGTTTCAGTTGCTCAGTGCCTATCATGCTGATAGCGTGCTCTAGGTTCTTGCTATATGGGGCTTTCTCTTCCTTATTTTGGTTGGCTTTGCTGATAATGTGGTAACAGAAAACCGGATCATTATTCGCCAGTTCCGCTAATTTTTTATAGGGGAGTTCGTGTGTCGATAATGTTTGTAATATTTGTTTTCCAACAATAGGGCCAATCGGCAGTACTTGCACCGAAAGAAATTCTGACCACTCTTTGGCGCCGGAAAATGTGTCTGATTTATTCATAAGTATTTGTTAAATGATTAAAAATGATCTTAACTAACTATAGTATGAAATAGCCAAAACGGTACAAATTAGTAGTGGTAGATTGAAATATTCTGCTGGTGTACAAAAAGACTACTGTTTTTAAATGGCTATTTAACGTTATTGGAATAACATACTGTATTTATTGTTCATTTTTTTGGTTTATATTTATGGCGTTAATTATTGGTTTTATCATCGTACTGGCTAGCGTATTGGGTGGCTATGTGTTGTCACATGGGGAGATCGCGGCACTTTGGCAGCCCTTTGAGATATTGATTATTGGTGGTGCTGCCTTTGGTGCATTCGTGGTATCAAACTCTGTGCATACGATTAAAGCTGTGTTTGCCTCATTACCGTCTTTAGTGACGGGGTCAAAATTTAATAAAGCAATGTATATTGATTTGCTAAGCCTACTCTACGACATATTTGATAAATCCCGTAAACAAGGCGTAATGTCGATTGAGGCTGATGTAGATGATCCTCATGGAAGTGAAATATTTACCCGTTACCCCGCTATTCTAAAAATGCCTGCGGTCATTGAATATATTACTGACTATTTGAGAATTATTAGTACCGGTAATATGGCCTCTCATGAGCTCGAAGGTCTAATGGATCTTGAAATAGAGACGCGCCAGACAGAACTTGAAGAACCGGCTCACGCACTGCAAAAGGTCGCAGATGCGCTTCCAGGGTTTGGTATTGTGGCGGCGGTGTTGGGTATTGTTATTACTATGGGGTCTCTTGGTGGTCCTCCAGAAATGATTGGTACTCACGTAGCGGCAGCACTGGTCGGTACGTTTCTCGGGATTTTATTGGCTTATGGTTTTGTAGGCCCTATGTCTTCTTTGATGGAGCATATGGTTCATGCCGAGGTAAAGGCGCTTGAGTGCATTAAGGTGAGTATTCTGGCTACGATGGGTGGAATGGCGCCTCAGATGGCTGTTGAGTTTGGCCGAAAGGTGCTGTTTTTTGATGTTAGGCCTAAGTTTCAAGAGCTTAATGATCACGTAAAGTCTCGTTAATTAGGGGCGACATAAACCTCATGCAACAAATTAGGGTGTAAGAGTGGAAGATCGTCCTCCTATAATTGTTAGAAAGATTGTTAAAAAAAGCGGGCATCATGGTGGTGCCTGGAAAGTTGCATTTGCTGATTTTGCAACGGCTATGATGGCGTTTTTTTTGGTGCTGTGGCTGACTGCGACGACTAGCCCTGAACAGAAAGAAGCGATAGAGGGCTATTTTAAAGACCCAATAGGGTTTGTTGAAGGTGGCAGTCCCAATCCTATTGATTTAGACGGCAGTGCATCGGTGGTTCGTTCGTCTTCTGCAGATCAGCAGGATGCTGATATTCAGTTTGAAGATGAAGAGATTACGCAACTAGCAGATACGATTGAAGAAGAACGCCTGCAAACTCTTATGATGACGCTGCAAGATAAAATTGATCAAAACAAAACGCTTAGAGAGTTTAAAGACCAACTTTTACTGGATATCACGCCCGAAGGGTTACGAATCCAAATAGTTGATCAGTCCAAAAGACCGATGTTTGATAGTGGTAAATCAGAACTTAAATTTTATTCTGAAGATCTGCTGATTGAGCTAGGCAAAACGATATCACAGGTACCGAATAAAATTAGCCTCACAGGGCATACTGATGCCCTGCCATTTTCGGGGCGTGAAGGGTACTCTAATTGGGAGCTGTCGGCAGATAGAGCCAACGCTGCTCGGCGTGCTGTTGTTGCAGGTGGTGTTGACGAAGAGCAAATATCACGCGTGGTGGGGTTGGCATCTTCAGTTTTATTTGATCCCAATGACTCGTATGCAGCTGTTAATCGTCGAATTGCTATTATTGTGTTAAATAGAAAAGCAGAAGATGAATTTGCTCGAAATGCTGGCGTTAGAGACGCGGGGACTAGCAGTAAAGAAAGCACCCAAAAGCTAGAAGGGGGTAGCTGGTTTGATGATGTTAAAGAGGTTAAGCCTAATGAAGTTGATTGGTAAGGTATGATCAGAGCTGTGCTAGGCTGACGTTTTTATAACGGCATTTAAGCTAGGTTGCGCGCGTTTAAAAGCGGCTCGAGGCCGCGACCACGTTATAATAGAGCAATGTCTGCAATTAATCCCTAAGCATCAAGCCTCTAGCATTTTGGTCTGCTATTGCATGCTTAATACGCCTGTAGCTGTCCATTCGTCTTTCAGAAATTTCACCGCTTTCAACGGCTGCGAGTATGGCGCACTTAGGTTCTTTTTCATGGTGGCAGTCCCTAAAGCGACAAAATCCAAGGTGCGGACGAAACTCAATAAAGCCCTCAAGCAGCTCTTGCTCTCCGATATGCCACAAACCAAACTCTCGAATACCTGGAGAGTCGACAAGATCACCTCCGCTTGGCAAATGAAATAGCTTAGCGGTGGTGGTCGTGTGGGTGCCTTTACGAGTGTTTTCAGAAAGTGCGCCGACTCTAATATCATGCTCGGGTAGTAGGGCTTGGATTAACGATGACTTACCTACGCCTGATTGACCTACAAAGACGCTGGTGTGCTGGTCGAGCCAATCTAGGAGTTCAGACATACCTTTGTTGCTATCATCCCCAGTAGATGATTTAACGGAGGCTCTTATTGTGTGATAGCCCAATGACTCATATAGCGCCATCATGTCATCAATGGGTTTTCGGTTTTCATCGGTCAGCAAGTCTGTTTTGTTAAGCAGAATGACGGGTGGAATGCCAACAGTTTCAGCGGCAACAATGTATCGATCTACCAAGCCTTGAAAGGGTTCGGGTTCAGGTGCAATGACAATAACAATGTAGTCAATGTTGGCTGCAACAGGTTTAAGGTTGCCGAAGTTGTCTGGGCGTTGGAGAATGGTTTGTCGTTCAAGTCTGGCTTCAATGACGCCGGTGAGGTCTTTTCCTGCACGCCAAATAACACGATCGCCCGTCACTAGAGATTCAATATTAGCTCTAACATGACAGCTGTGAATCTCGCCTTTGTCTTCACCTTCGAGCGCTTCAATATTCAGGAGTTGGCCAAAATGGGCGATGACGATCCCTTCTTGCTCTTCGCTTAAGTCACCTGCTTGTAATTGTCGGCTAATATCGCGTTCGCGTTTTTGGGCGCGAATCGTACGTTCTTCTTGTACTTTTTCTACACGCCATTGCTGTCGTCTGTTGAGCTTTCGTTTGGCCATATTCTCTAAGAGACCTTTCTTTTATTTGGAGCACTGTAAATAACTGCTAATATGACTCTATGATATTGGATTTACAGATGATTAGCAGCTTTTGATGGCTGATAAAGGAAATTTTATGGCTAGAAATGAAAATTTAGTGTGGATTGACCTAGAAATGACGGGCTTAGAGCCAGACGTTGATCGCATCATTGAGATAGCAACCATTATCACCGATGCAGATTTAAATATATTGGCCGAAGGTCCTGTAATTGCCGTGCATCAGCCAGATAGCGTCTTGGCTCAGATGGATGAGTGGTGTAC includes these proteins:
- a CDS encoding HDOD domain-containing protein yields the protein MNKSDTFSGAKEWSEFLSVQVLPIGPIVGKQILQTLSTHELPYKKLAELANNDPVFCYHIISKANQNKEEKAPYSKNLEHAISMIGTEQLKQITLSLPTQGPKPSNTQQLYYARAINASLLASYLAYHFSTIKQPSQAKDSYWGALLCGVPMWYLWEFASTKMKQVRKAMHVDFKPSKEAEIDIFGCTLPAIAEALVEHLNLPPLTKACYMAENQLTPKQWIKVSQHVDQNGRPRKVDDKDIKLITSHPSFSITLANLLAYYASQDWYSKSTLRVQKAIAVYLGVSLHQVVSLTHQCAIDMSREHPMPGIMLPAAKLLLPPREKQKKQRPSPQQNTPPHTDTPISVAPIPEAHLTVDNTAPAPINPVEPTIQTKSESSHVAKQAPKKQPRIKSEKELMQEGMMEDSQIEQAPRGDKAVFNEFTNIMLKNPDNFVDLHELMNAATQCLSYGLGLEKAIVALISTNETRLKAYYSVGTRDYPELSSYQESLTKPSLFSRLIEKPSSVWVKPDSSKSIWAMIPPEFKVASGAREFFLMSIFINKKPVAIFYADSGHEKRLLTDEDYKQFKYMCGAATHCLQYLAEKRTKKT
- the motB gene encoding flagellar motor protein MotB codes for the protein MEDRPPIIVRKIVKKSGHHGGAWKVAFADFATAMMAFFLVLWLTATTSPEQKEAIEGYFKDPIGFVEGGSPNPIDLDGSASVVRSSSADQQDADIQFEDEEITQLADTIEEERLQTLMMTLQDKIDQNKTLREFKDQLLLDITPEGLRIQIVDQSKRPMFDSGKSELKFYSEDLLIELGKTISQVPNKISLTGHTDALPFSGREGYSNWELSADRANAARRAVVAGGVDEEQISRVVGLASSVLFDPNDSYAAVNRRIAIIVLNRKAEDEFARNAGVRDAGTSSKESTQKLEGGSWFDDVKEVKPNEVDW
- the motA gene encoding flagellar motor stator protein MotA is translated as MALIIGFIIVLASVLGGYVLSHGEIAALWQPFEILIIGGAAFGAFVVSNSVHTIKAVFASLPSLVTGSKFNKAMYIDLLSLLYDIFDKSRKQGVMSIEADVDDPHGSEIFTRYPAILKMPAVIEYITDYLRIISTGNMASHELEGLMDLEIETRQTELEEPAHALQKVADALPGFGIVAAVLGIVITMGSLGGPPEMIGTHVAAALVGTFLGILLAYGFVGPMSSLMEHMVHAEVKALECIKVSILATMGGMAPQMAVEFGRKVLFFDVRPKFQELNDHVKSR
- a CDS encoding rhodanese-like domain-containing protein; this encodes MENTSQNIPLLLEPEQLQEMIGEPSLLIIDICSPTRYQEGHIEGAIHVSPGETQLGTPPAPGKMPTEESLDQLFKRIGLTSDKHVIVYDDEGGGWAGRFIWLLDSIGHTQYSYLNGGYLAWKDEGRPLTQVVHPTRLSNYTVRLNYNHTASLEEVLAAITETSTVIWDARSPQEYRGEKVLAAKKGHIPGAANLEWTEAMDPKRALRLKNQQQLLETLTLLGITTDKKVITHCQTHHRSGFTYLVAKILGFSEVKAYDGSWSEWGNRPETPVEL
- the rsgA gene encoding small ribosomal subunit biogenesis GTPase RsgA; amino-acid sequence: MAKRKLNRRQQWRVEKVQEERTIRAQKRERDISRQLQAGDLSEEQEGIVIAHFGQLLNIEALEGEDKGEIHSCHVRANIESLVTGDRVIWRAGKDLTGVIEARLERQTILQRPDNFGNLKPVAANIDYIVIVIAPEPEPFQGLVDRYIVAAETVGIPPVILLNKTDLLTDENRKPIDDMMALYESLGYHTIRASVKSSTGDDSNKGMSELLDWLDQHTSVFVGQSGVGKSSLIQALLPEHDIRVGALSENTRKGTHTTTTAKLFHLPSGGDLVDSPGIREFGLWHIGEQELLEGFIEFRPHLGFCRFRDCHHEKEPKCAILAAVESGEISERRMDSYRRIKHAIADQNARGLMLRD